From one Sciurus carolinensis chromosome 9, mSciCar1.2, whole genome shotgun sequence genomic stretch:
- the LOC124992569 gene encoding WD repeat-containing protein 70-like: MESSGPSEVTGSDASGPDPELAVTMGFTGFGKKVCTFDLETMFEQTRRTAVERSRKTLAEPVFGRLGQRWLSELYTPTDC, translated from the coding sequence ATGGAGAGCTCGGGGCCCAGTGAAGTGACAGGCTCAGACGCGTCGGGACCCGACCCAGAGCTGGCGGTTACCATGGGCTTCACGGGGTTCGGAAAAAAAGTCTGCACATTTGACTTGGAAACTATGTTTGAGCAAACTCGAAGAACAGCTGTGGAAAGAAGTCGAAAAACACTGGCGGAACCAGTATTTGGAAGGCTGGGCCAGAGATGGCTCTCAGAGCTGTATACACCCACTGACTGTTGA